The Salvelinus alpinus chromosome 35, SLU_Salpinus.1, whole genome shotgun sequence genome window below encodes:
- the LOC139564547 gene encoding telethonin-like: MLYTHKINSLNSGDVYLVNVHCDVKEKDQEKNESYQATWLDLVMETRPEQQTTLFENDSSRKETYKQKQVARFLVQRNPSQRIKMGTRGGMLKEYQLPYKNALRVPIFTPNKAASPKDLYRSPSPSEYKSIMEFETIAKGVCSDKQEIFEITKDLPKVSQPIRVNFRASSLISPTRDFSHSFRG; this comes from the exons ATGCTCTACACACACAAGATTAACAGTCTAAACAGTGGGGATGTGTATCTGGTAAATGTCCACTGCGATGTAAAGGAGAAGGACCAGGAGAAGAATGAGTCCTACCAGGCCACTTGGCTGGACTTGGTGATGGAAACGAGACCAGAACAACA GACCACATTGTTTGAGAACGACTCCTCGAGAAAGGAGACCTACAAGCAGAAACAGGTGGCTCGTTTCTTGGTCCAGAGAAACCCCAGTCAGAGAATCAAGATGGGCACAAGGGGTGGAATGCTGAAGGAGTACCAGCTGCCATACAAGAACGCCCTCCGTGTGCCCATCTTCACTCCCAACAAAGCCGCCTCGCCCAAAGACCTGTACAGATCTCCCTCTCCTTCAGAGTACAAGTCTATCATGGAGTTTGAGACGATCGCCAAAGGAGTATGTTCAGATAAACAGGAGATTTTCGAAATCACTAAGGACTTGCCTAAAGTCTCCCAACCTATCCGTGTTAACTTCAGGGCATCTAGTCTTATATCCCCAACACGTGACTTTTCACACTCCTTCAGGGGTTGA